The Pandoraea oxalativorans DNA segment GGGCTTCAGACGATGGTTCTGAAGACGACACTCGTGCGATCCTTGAGGCCTATCAGCAGAAATGGCCCAAAGGGACGCTGCGCCTCCATGTCGGGCCTGCCGCGGGTTTCGCGGCCAACTTCCTCTCGCTGGCGTGTCAAGCGAGCCTCGTGGCAGATTACTACGCCTACTCGGATCAGGACGACGTTTGGGAGGCAGATAAGCTGGTGCGCGCAGTGAAGTGGCTGCAGTCTGTTCCTCAGAACGTGCCTGCCCTGTATTGCACGCGTACCCGATTGGTGGACGCTGGCGGCAACGAAGTCGGCTTATCGCCGCTGTTTTCCAAGTCGCCAAGCTTTGCTAACGCCCTCACGCAGAACATCGCCGGCGGCAACACCATGGTATTCAACAACGCTGCCCGGGCACTACTGCGCGAAGCGGGCGAAGGTCTTTCTGTTGTGGCGCATGACTGGTGGGCTTATATGGTGGTCACGGGCTGTGGTGGCACAGTCTTCTACGACAGGGCGCCCACAGTGCGTTATCGCCAACACGACGGCAACTTGGTCGGCACGAATGCCACGTGGGTCGCTCGTTTTGAGCGTATTCGAATGCTGTGGCAAGGATGCTTGCGCAATTGGAATGACCGCAATATCGCTGCCTTGGGACAATTGCGCGATAAGCTCACACCGGAGAACCGTAAGATCTTGGCGCGTTTCGCCGCAGCTCGGCAGATGCGGCTGATCCCGCGCCTCATCCACCTTAAAAGTAGTGGGATCTATCGGCAAACCCTGCTGGGTAACCTGGGGCTGATCGCCGCTGCAATTTTCGGCAAAATCTGAAACGCGTTTCCGGCGGGGGCGACTTGGGTGGCAGCAATTTTGTGCTCCCCTGGTGCGCCTCGATCGACGAGAACTAGGGTCAGTTGACAATCATGGCGAAAGGGGGTGTTAACTTTCGAAAAAATCTGTTTACATCCTGTCTTTTGCGGAGAAACAGGATGTCCAGGCTGATGCTCAGCGATGAGCAATACGGGCGAATCGCGTCGTTGCTACCAGGCAAGATCACGGACCCGGGGCGAACGGCAGCAGACAACCGGCTGTTCGTCGAGGCCGTGCTCTGGATAGCTCGAACCGGTAGCCCGTGGCGTGATCTACCGCACGATTTCGGAGCGTGGAACAGCGTGTACAAACGCTTCGCCAGATGGTCCCGGGCGCAGGTGTGGCACGCAGTGTTTGCCGAGCTTGCTGGTGATGCGGACTTCGAGGAAGCCTTTATCGACAGCACCATCATGCGTGCCCACCAGCATGCAGCCGGCGCAGCCAAAAAAACGGTGATCAGGCGATCGGCCGGTCGCGCGGAGGGCCGAGCACCAAGATTCATGCGCTGGTCGAAGCGCTGCCTCTGCTGGGGCAGCTCAAACCGGCCAGGCTGGCGGCTGACAAGGCCTACGATTCGAACGCGATCCTGCAACATCTGGAAACGGCCGGCATTCAGGCCGTCATCCCCAGTCGCGCCAGTCGTGTTGAACAACGTCCTCTGGACCAACATCTCTACGCCTCGCGTAATCTGGTCGAACGCTTCTTCTGCCGCATCAAGCAATTCCGTCGCGTTGCCACCCGCTACGACAAACTGTCCGAACGCTTTTCATCATTCGTCGCGCTCGCCGCTGCTTTCATCTGGCTCCGATGATTGTCAACAGACCCTAGTATTGTTTTTGTCCCGCTTATGCCGCGAGTCGATGCTCATAGTAAGGGCGCTCTCGGTCGTCGAGAATGGCGAATTGTGCCTTCGGTTCGCCGGGCGTCGGGTTGAGCCACGCGTCGACGTGCTCGGGTTTGATCGGAATAATGCAGCGATCGTGGCCCGCTGCGGCAACTTCCGGAGGGGGCTCGTCGGTGATGGCGGCAAACGAGAGCAGATCCGGTTGGCCCGCGCCCGTCCAGTGCGACCACAGGCACGCCACCAGCATACGGCCCCCGGTGTTCGGGCGAAACTCCAGCACCACGTTTTCTTCCTTCTCGCCCGGCGCCAACGCCCGATGCTCCATGCGCGCCCGACTCACGTTCTCGTAAAACGCGTCGACGATCATCACGCCATGCGTGAGCCCGAACTGGCCTTTCCAGAAGCCTTCGAGATTATCCCGTCTTGCGTTGTAGGTTCCCGGGAACCGGGTGTCGTAGTTGGCAGGCTTTCCGGCCGGTCGGCACTGGTAGCGCATGGGCTTCATGTTAGCGCCGATGTAAAACTGACCCACGCGCCGAAGTAAACCTGACCCACCTGGGAGAGGATGGCGGTTTTTGCCGCCGATGCTGACTCAGGAGCAAGCAGTGGAAATCAAGGTATTGGCAAGACGCGGGACGTCGGTGCGGGAGATAGCGAGGCAGATGGGTGTCTCGCGCAACACGGTCCGGCGATACGTGCGTGACCAGCAAGCGAGCCGGTACAAAGAGCGAATGCCCCGGGCAACCAAACTGGACCGGTTCAAGGAATATCTGCAGGGTCGCATAGAGGCAGCACGGCCACACTGGATTCCAGCAACAGTATTGCTGCGCGAGTTGCGCGATGAAGGCTATGAAGGCGGCATCAGCCAGCTCAAGGCGTACCTCGCACAATACAAGCATGCAGAACCCGAACCGGTAGTGCGCTTCGAGACGCCGCCCGGTCGACAGATGCAAGCCGATTTCACGACCATCCGCCGTGGGCGGTCACCGTTGCTGGCGCTGGTGGCCACGTTGGGCTACAGCCGGGCAACGTACGTGCGCTTCACGAGCGGCGAGGATGCCACGACACTGTGTGAGTGCCTGCGAGAAGCGTTTATTTACTTCGGTGGCACGCCGGAGCACGTGCTGTTCGACAACGCGAAATCGGTCATCATCGAACGAGACGCCTATGGCGAAGGCCACCATCGCTGGAATGGGCAAATGCTGACGCTGGCCCAGACGTATGGATTTACGCCCAGAGTGTGCAAGCCGTACCGAGCCAAGACCAAGGGCAAGGTCGAGCGCTTCAACCGGTATCTGAAGCAGAGCTTCGTGGTGCCGCTGGCAGCGACACTCAAGCAGAACGGCCTGAAGCTAGATGCTGAGGCGGCCAACAGTCACATCGGCCGCTGGCTGGCCGAAGTGGCCAATGTCCGAGTGCATACCACGACGAAAGAGAAGCCGTCGGTGCGCTTGCCGATCGAGCAAGCGGCATTGTTGCCGTTGCCGGTCTCAACCGCGACGGCAGTTCCGGCACCGACACGACTCAAGCGAGTGTTGCCCAGCGAAAGCCTGCAACATCCGCTGTCGGTCTACGATGCATTGCTGGAGGTGGAAGCATGAATCTCCAGCATGAACGTATTGCCGGGCTGTGCGATGAACTGAAGCTGGACCGCATCGGCCGCGACTGGGGCTCGCTAGCCCAGAACGCCGCGAACGTCGATGCCAGTCACGCCGACTTCCTGGAGCAATTGCTGCTGACCGAACGGGACGCCCGCGAGGAACGCAAACGCCAGACGCTGACCAAGATGGCATCGTTACCGGGCATCAAAACCCTTGAGCAATATGACTTTGGTTTCGCCAGTGGGGCGCCGCGAGCCCAAATCCAGGAGTTGGCCGGACTGGCGTTTATCGAGCGCGCCCAGAACGTGGTGCTGCTCGGCCCGTCAGGCGTGGGCAAAACGCACCTCGCCTGTGCCCTGGCATATCGGGCAACGCAGGCCGGCATCAAAACGCGCTTCACAACCGCCGCCGACTTGATGATGCAACTAGCGACAGCCAAGCAACAAAACCGGCTGCGAGAGTTTTTTAACCGAGCCGTGGTCGGCCCGAAGTTGCTGGTTATCGATGAAATCGGCTATTTGCCGTTTGGACGGGAAGAAGCCAACCTGTTCTTTAACGTCGTGGCCAAGCGGTACGAGCGCGGCGCCATTGTGCTGACGAGCAACCTGCCGTTTACGCAATGGGCCACCGCGTTTGCCGACGACCAGACGCTGACGGCGGCGATGCTCGACCGGCTGCTGCATCACGCACATATCGTACAGATTGCAGGCGAGAGCTATCGACTGAAGGACAAACGCAAAGCTGGACAGACCACGCGAGCGAGCGCAAAAGCCGCGGCGTGATACGCAGCCTGGGTGGGTCAGATTTACTTCGGCGATATGCCGGAAGGCGGGGATGCGGCTATTTTCTTGGACTGTTTTACGTCGTTAGGCCGAGGCTTTCGCGGTACTCGATGGGACTGAGATAGCCAAGGGAGCCTTTGATCCGTTTCTCGTTGTACCAGCGGACGTAGGCGTTCAATATCTCAACGAACTCCGCGAGGGTCGTTGAGCGCCAGTCTCCTGGATAGAACATCTCGGTCTTCAGCCTGCCGAAGAATCCCTCACAGGCCGCGTTGTCTGGGGAACAGGCTTTGCGTGACATGGATCGAATCAGATTAGCCTTTACAATCCGCGATATCCAGCCAGGCCAACGGTAGTGGCCACCCCGATCGGAATGCACGATCGGCGTTTTATCTTCTTCAGTCACGGTCTCGATAGCCGCATCCAACATGGTATTCACGAGCTTTGCGTCAGGGCTTGTGCCAATCGACCAGCTGACTACCATGCCATCGAAGCAGTCGATCATGGGCGACAGATATACCTTTCCCGCAGGAATCTGGAACTCGGAGATATCCGTCACCCACTTTTCGTTGGGGGCGTCAGCATGGAAATCGCGATTGATGATGTTATCCGGGGCCGGGCTGATTTCCCCGATATAAGAACGGTATCGGCGCCGCCTGGGCCTGGCCGCACGGAGGCCGCCTTGTTTCATGAGGCGACGCACGACCTTCTCCGATAGAAACACACGTTGCCGGCCGAGCGCTGCCTGCACCCGGCGATAGCCGTAGGATCGGTGATTGTCCTCGAAGATCTCTGCAACGGTACGACGGACTTCTGCATATTTGTCGGCAACCCGTATGGAGGACCGATGGTAGAAGTAGGAGCTGCGCGCCAGGGCCAACCGCGCCAGCAGCTCAGCCAAACTGTATTCGTCTCTCAGGGCGTCAACCAGCGTCGTCTTCTCCCGGTTGCTCAGGAGCGGCAGGTCGACGCCCAGGTCTTTTTTTACGAGTTCATTCGCCTTCTTCAGCAGGTCGTGTTCAAGCTGCAGATTGCGGATGTCGCGTCGGAGCCCTTCGACCTGTCGCTCCAGTTCGTCCCGATCCGTCTCTGCAGGTGTTCGCTTGTCGCGTTTCATGGATGCAGGGGCCTCTCGGCCGAGTAACTGGTTCTTCCAGTTGTACAGGGTCACCCTGTCGACGTCCAGCTTTCGCGCCAACGCCTGCGCACTTCCTTCACGTGTGCAGAGTTCGTACACGGCGGCCTGTCTGGACGCCAATGACGCGGCTGGTCGACCTGCCTTGCCAACCACGCATCTCCTGGTTTCCGGATAACGCTCGCGAACCCACGCCGTCAGCATCTGGCGACAGGGATAGCCTAACGCCCTGAGAGTGTAGGCGAAGCAGCGTCCGTGGTTGACGTAGTGCTCGAGTGCTACGTTCTTCTGGTCTTCTGAATACTTCGGCTTTCCGCGAACATACTCCTTCCGCAAATCGCCCCTCTTCTCGAATTCGTCACACCACGCCTTGAGAGAATTCTTCGTCGGGTAACCCAACTGGCGGATGGCCGCCTTAATGCGCCTCCCGAGTTTCAGATACAGCTCGACCGCCCGAACGCGGTCTTCGTATGAATACATGGACTACCTCCAGGTAGTCCAAGATTTTGTCCGCATCCCCGGCGGGTCAGATTTCAGTCGGCGTTGACACGTAGCCTTGTTATCGCGCCAGAACCCGCGGGGCGGATGACATGCAGATCCGCTAAACCCTTCTCGTACCTGTGACGTGAGGCAGCGCCCTCCTGCGAGCGATGATTCCGTAAACCTGCTCCCCGTCCAAAGTTCGAAAGAACTTATCGCCGTCGGCATTTATACCAGAGCCTATGAGGCAGCGTCGACGCGAGGCCGGTGCCCCGGCAGGGGCGGAGCCAACCCGAGGCGCTCCGGCTCGGCTTTCTCCGTGGGCCATTCGTCATGGTGCCCGCACTTTGAGTCGGTTCTGTCGCGATAACGAAGTTGCGCGGAAGCGAAGCCAGGGGCGCGTTGGTTTTTACGCGGCCAGTGCATAGAATTGCTCAGCAGGGGACGCACGGCGTCCCTTTGGGGCAAACATCTGCCCTTTGCGAATCATGTGCATGGCCTCGATGCCGCCCAGGACGATGCGGGCACAACGGAAATTCTGGAAGCCCAGCATCGGTCTGACGCGCCGTTTGATCGCGCGGTGGTCCTGCTCGACAAGGTTGTTCAGGTACTTGTTCTGGCGGATTTCGATGGGCGTCTCGCGCTGGGCGCCCAGCGCCTGCAGCGCGGCGCGGTTCGCCCCGCTTTTGTCAACGGTGACGGTCTTGGGCGTGCCCCGCCCGGCGATGGCTTTTTCGAAGAACCGGCGCGCGGCGGCGGTATCGCGGCGTGCGCATAGCAGAAAATCAATGGTGTGGCCCGCCTTGTCCACCGCCCGGTAGAGGTATTTCCACTGGCCTCTGACCCGAATATAAGTCTCGTCCATGCGCCAGCTCTCACCGACTGGGCGCAGGCGGCGACGTATCGCTTTCTCGAAAACCGGCAGCAACTTGATCACCCAGCGATGGATCGTCGAGTGGTCCACCGCCACGCCTCGCTCGGCCATCATTTCCTCCAGATCTCGCGAGCTCAGCGAATAGGCTACGTACCAGCGCACGCACTGCAACATAACCTCCAACGGGTAGTGCAACCGCTTCAGGACCTTGGCGATGCCTGCGGGCAAGGGCTTTCTCGGCGGTGTGGCTGCATGCTTCATCGACTGGGTTCCCAGTGCTCGAAACCGTGGAGTCTACCTGACTACCCCTATTGCGACGGAACCGGCGTTTCTGGCCGCCCGGCTCAACTTTGAGTCCGTGATCGACAAAAACGCCGCGAAGCTGACCGACGCTGGTCGCCACGCGGCGGCGCAGATTGGCAACCAACTCAACCAGGGTGCCGCGCAGCTCGTCGCGGCGAACCTCGCGCTTGAGCGCAAGATGGGGCGGTTCGTGCTGCTGCTCGTCGGCTTCGCGCTCGTTGCGGGGGCGGTAGGTGGATTCGTCGGCGCCCGGCTGGCGGGCCTCTGAGGCACGGACGCTGAAAGACGGGCGGTCATCGTGCTATCGCCCCGACCACAAGCATCGCCACAAACAGCGCCTTACATCAACGGCAGCGCGTCGTGATTGCAGGCCATGGTGGCTGGGCGGACGATGTCACTGCCGCATGGGGCGTTGCCACGCTACCGGTTTCCGGATCTGCCAGTTTCGTCGTCTCCTGCGAGCGCCTGATGCCTCGCCATACAAGCACGCTGAGGCCGCCCCACTGGAGAATGCGGCGGACACCGCGTCCGACCCGCGTATGCGACAAGCCACTGAGGGCCAGCGAGGCCACCGAATTAAGCGGGTAGCGTTGCAGCAAACCGGCGAGCGTGGGGTCGGCGTTGGCCATGTTTGCGCGGCTGCTCAGGCTCGAAAGCCTGGCAAAACCGCCAGGGAGCAGATAGCGAACCCAGCCAAGGTTGCGCAGCCGCTCGCGCGCGACGTGCGTGGCCTGAATCAGTTCGGCGCGCTCGACAGCGATGCGCGTGAGCACGATTTCCTTGCGCATGGCGAGGAGGTTATGACGCGTGAGAAGCGAAGGGCGCGGGTGTCGTGGCGACGAAGTCCGGCGTGAAGGACGCTGTTGCGGTGGCACGATCGGTTCTCCTTCAATCCGCACGCAGCGCGTTGCGGTCCTTTTTGAATTCGGTCAGTGTGGCTTCGAATGGCAACGGGGCCTCACGCAAAATATCGCGGGCACGGGTGGCGCACCAGCCCGCGAGCAGAAAATACACGATAACAACGCCGGTGACGGCCGGCAGGCGATACGTGTCCCAGAAAACCACGATCATCAGCGCGGTGAGTGACATGAGTGCGAGGACACCGAAGAGCATCGCGGCAAGGCCGAGGAAGGCGACGCCCAGGCGTTCTTTCTCTTCGGACAGTTCGATGCCGATGAGCTCAAGGCGCGACTGAAAATCGGTTCTGTCGCGATAATGAAGTTACGCCGAAGCGAAGCCAGGGGCGCGTTGGTTTTACGCGGCCCGTGCATAGAATTGCTCAGCAGGGGACGCACGGCGTCCCTTTGGGGCAAGCATTTGCCCCTTGCGAATCATGTGCATGGTCTCGATGCCGCCCAGG contains these protein-coding regions:
- a CDS encoding glycosyltransferase family 2 protein, with translation MMFEKSSEIRHRFPGAVAMPRTEAPNGARIAPLKVAILLCTFDGQDYLAQQLESFEAQSHPHWEVWASDDGSEDDTRAILEAYQQKWPKGTLRLHVGPAAGFAANFLSLACQASLVADYYAYSDQDDVWEADKLVRAVKWLQSVPQNVPALYCTRTRLVDAGGNEVGLSPLFSKSPSFANALTQNIAGGNTMVFNNAARALLREAGEGLSVVAHDWWAYMVVTGCGGTVFYDRAPTVRYRQHDGNLVGTNATWVARFERIRMLWQGCLRNWNDRNIAALGQLRDKLTPENRKILARFAAARQMRLIPRLIHLKSSGIYRQTLLGNLGLIAAAIFGKI
- a CDS encoding IS5 family transposase (programmed frameshift), translating into MSRLMLSDEQYGRIASLLPGKITDPGRTAADNRLFVEAVLWIARTGSPWRDLPHDFGAWNSVYKRFARWSRAQVWHAVFAELAGDADFEEAFIDSTIMRAHQHAAGAAKKTGDQAIGRSRGGPSTKIHALVEALPLLGQLKPARLAADKAYDSNAILQHLETAGIQAVIPSRASRVEQRPLDQHLYASRNLVERFFCRIKQFRRVATRYDKLSERFSSFVALAAAFIWLR
- the istA gene encoding IS21 family transposase, coding for MLTQEQAVEIKVLARRGTSVREIARQMGVSRNTVRRYVRDQQASRYKERMPRATKLDRFKEYLQGRIEAARPHWIPATVLLRELRDEGYEGGISQLKAYLAQYKHAEPEPVVRFETPPGRQMQADFTTIRRGRSPLLALVATLGYSRATYVRFTSGEDATTLCECLREAFIYFGGTPEHVLFDNAKSVIIERDAYGEGHHRWNGQMLTLAQTYGFTPRVCKPYRAKTKGKVERFNRYLKQSFVVPLAATLKQNGLKLDAEAANSHIGRWLAEVANVRVHTTTKEKPSVRLPIEQAALLPLPVSTATAVPAPTRLKRVLPSESLQHPLSVYDALLEVEA
- the istB gene encoding IS21-like element helper ATPase IstB, producing MNLQHERIAGLCDELKLDRIGRDWGSLAQNAANVDASHADFLEQLLLTERDAREERKRQTLTKMASLPGIKTLEQYDFGFASGAPRAQIQELAGLAFIERAQNVVLLGPSGVGKTHLACALAYRATQAGIKTRFTTAADLMMQLATAKQQNRLREFFNRAVVGPKLLVIDEIGYLPFGREEANLFFNVVAKRYERGAIVLTSNLPFTQWATAFADDQTLTAAMLDRLLHHAHIVQIAGESYRLKDKRKAGQTTRASAKAAA
- a CDS encoding IS3 family transposase, with the protein product MYSYEDRVRAVELYLKLGRRIKAAIRQLGYPTKNSLKAWCDEFEKRGDLRKEYVRGKPKYSEDQKNVALEHYVNHGRCFAYTLRALGYPCRQMLTAWVRERYPETRRCVVGKAGRPAASLASRQAAVYELCTREGSAQALARKLDVDRVTLYNWKNQLLGREAPASMKRDKRTPAETDRDELERQVEGLRRDIRNLQLEHDLLKKANELVKKDLGVDLPLLSNREKTTLVDALRDEYSLAELLARLALARSSYFYHRSSIRVADKYAEVRRTVAEIFEDNHRSYGYRRVQAALGRQRVFLSEKVVRRLMKQGGLRAARPRRRRYRSYIGEISPAPDNIINRDFHADAPNEKWVTDISEFQIPAGKVYLSPMIDCFDGMVVSWSIGTSPDAKLVNTMLDAAIETVTEEDKTPIVHSDRGGHYRWPGWISRIVKANLIRSMSRKACSPDNAACEGFFGRLKTEMFYPGDWRSTTLAEFVEILNAYVRWYNEKRIKGSLGYLSPIEYRESLGLTT
- a CDS encoding IS6 family transposase, which translates into the protein MKHAATPPRKPLPAGIAKVLKRLHYPLEVMLQCVRWYVAYSLSSRDLEEMMAERGVAVDHSTIHRWVIKLLPVFEKAIRRRLRPVGESWRMDETYIRVRGQWKYLYRAVDKAGHTIDFLLCARRDTAAARRFFEKAIAGRGTPKTVTVDKSGANRAALQALGAQRETPIEIRQNKYLNNLVEQDHRAIKRRVRPMLGFQNFRCARIVLGGIEAMHMIRKGQMFAPKGRRASPAEQFYALAA
- a CDS encoding DUF3318 domain-containing protein, with the protein product MPPQQRPSRRTSSPRHPRPSLLTRHNLLAMRKEIVLTRIAVERAELIQATHVARERLRNLGWVRYLLPGGFARLSSLSSRANMANADPTLAGLLQRYPLNSVASLALSGLSHTRVGRGVRRILQWGGLSVLVWRGIRRSQETTKLADPETGSVATPHAAVTSSAQPPWPAITTRCR
- a CDS encoding phage holin family protein → MGIELSEEKERLGVAFLGLAAMLFGVLALMSLTALMIVVFWDTYRLPAVTGVVIVYFLLAGWCATRARDILREAPLPFEATLTEFKKDRNALRAD